From the genome of Ziziphus jujuba cultivar Dongzao chromosome 4, ASM3175591v1:
TGCTTATTCTTGTTAGACAAATGATATGCTTTTTAGGTTCTTCTAATTGGTTATATCCCTTCATTTTGAAGGATGGAACAATGTCTGGCACTAACGAAAATGTGATATTAAGTACTTACACTGTATTTTGCACATCAAATGAATTCCGACCCTTTTGCATGATATCTATTGTGTGAATATCAAACAGATTTGTGACAACTTGTTATGCAGTTTTCCTTAAGATTGTGTTCAAACACATGTACATCTACAAAACAAATGGCAGCTTAGatcaaatttcattttcatatcagctgccttaataattttttatattaactttaattttgtcaaatatgATGTTACAAATTTACTTGCACCGCTATTgcatattttgttaaatatatggACTTCTATATTTATCATGAGCTTGGTGGTAGCTGTGTCTATGATATCTTTGCCAAGACAATTGTGCTAAACGTTGATGAAAGAGAAATgcatttctttcacttttttctGATTACATGgttgttactattttttttaaaaaaaaggtctaAAATGTAGTTCTTTATATAGGTGGTCATCCCTCGAAGTCCACGGCAAGCAAAAGGGTTATTACTATCTTGCATCCGTGATCCAAACCCTGTTGTTTTTTTTGAACCTAAGGTAACCCAATTGAATTATCAGGTCTAactatcaatttaaaattatattttgtatatgtCTTTTGTTTCAGTGGCTATACCGCTTGTCAGTAGAAGAGGTTCCAGAGCATGACTACATGTTACCTTTATCAGAGGCTGAGGTACATTGCATCTAGTATGACATAGATTATTGGTAAgtctggaaaataaaaattgaaattacaaCTCTCACTTATAATTTTGTTAGGTAATTCGAGAAGGCAATGATATTACATTGGTTGGATGGGGAGCTCAGTTATCCATAATGGAACAGGCTTGTATTGATGCTGAAAAAGTAAGTTTTTCTTATTGCTggaaaattttattcattttccgctttgagaaaatcaaaattatctcATCCTTTTAATGGTGAACATTTTATGTAGCCTGACACATGAAAACTTTCAGGATGGAATTTCTTGTGAACTGATAGACCTAAGAACTCTAATACCCTGGGATAAGGAAACAGTGGAGGCTTCTGTCAGAAAGACTGGAAGGCTTCTTGTAAGTATAAGTCCTTTGTTGAAGTATGATTTATTAGAATAGGTTGGTTCACCCTTTTTTTATGACCAATTCAAAATACTTACTTGTAGATTAGTCATGAAGCTCCAGTTACTGGTGGGTTTGGGGCTGAAATATCAGCTTCTATTGTTGAAAGGTGCTTCTTAAGGGTAAGCACCAACCTTTGTATAGACTCGCATTTCAGTTGAAAACTTAGaacttttactatttttctttttcgctCAACCCACAGCTTGTGGTGGTAGGGGCGATACATTATTACTTATAAAGGGGATGAAAACGATAAGCAAAACCAGAAAGGCAAATATACTTAAGATATATTTCATCTGCTAAAATATGTTTTTCCTTTCATTAGCAAACATTTAAGGCACATCACtttgatatttttgttattagcCAAACGTCGAATTATTTGGTAACTACCCTGTATATATGAGAACTAAAAAAATcgtttgtgtgtgtgtgcgcgtgcCAGTTAGAAGCACCTGTAAGCAGGGTATGTGGTCTGGACACCCCCTTCCCTCTTGTATTTGAGCCTTTCTATATGCCCACCAAGAATAAAGTAAGTgttttttgtttgctttgtttttgttttttttgcttttattttttaattttaatatttttattttttatataaattttgcttCCAAATTTTTGGGTTATAATTAAGGTATTCGGTATTTACTCGTATCCGTCACGTTATTGCAGATATTGGATGCAATTAAAGCGACTGTGAATTACTAGTCTGCCCATTAAGTCATCTTCTATCTTGCATATTTAAAAGGGACATGTGATTTAAGCTCTCTAGCTAAAACATTAGTATGGTGTTTCTCTATCCATCTCTGCCAGTGCGCAAAATAAACTGTAAACCTTCATTTATGCTCATGTGTAAACCCGGATCACCCCGACTTTCATTTATGCTCATGTGTAAACCCGGATCACCCCGACTTTCATGTTGCATATGTTAGCCGAACcaagaaatgaaataaaaacgGTGAAAGTGCTAATAACAAACAGAGTAGTTCGAATAAATAATCCAATTGTACAACAGAGATTATTATTCAGACAAGGCCTTAAAGAAGTTTGACCCTTGCAAAATAATTACGTATTCGTTCACTAAAtattacataataaaaataacaaaaaagtttgaaacgaaagagaaaagtaaaaaacaatacTAATCTCAGCTTCGAGTTAAAACAATTGTGTCCTAATGCATAATCATCCTCTATTCGAATATATACAATTCAATCCACGCTCCTGCGCAGTCGCAGCAgtcatatatttggttttctAAGAACCAGTCACTCAAACATTCCACTAACAGGTTGATGGTGCTGGTACTTCCCAAATATCTGCCATAAAAATTGGATTTAGTCAATGTTGCAACAAGATACTGATCTGCGATTTCAGATATTTCAGTTTATAGATATTACATAAATTATACCATTCTATTGGAACATTGAGAATCAACTCAttcttaaacaaataattatgatattaaTGACTTACCATTGCCGATTTTTCTTGAACTCTCTAAGGACCGGGTACATGTTCTCAAAAGCTGTATAGGTTTCATCTCTCACCTTAatgattgaaattttaataatacttgTTAGGTAACATGCCTTTAACAGATTTTGATAAAACTAGAACACAAGAACAGAGGAACCAAGCAAAATACAACCTTAGCTCCTGTAAGAACAATTTTTCCTGACATAAAGATGAGAAGCACAATCTTTGGTTGTTTCATCCGGTAAATCAAGCCTGGGAAAAGTTCTGGTTCATACTGACAAGCAGAATTGAGAAATAGTTAGTTAGTTCAAGCACAATCATACCAGCACCACATTTTCTAAAGTCAGAGGCCAAAAAAGGGAAACAATTTGCTTAAAATAAAGGCAAATATAATTCTCAAAACAATTTATTACAGTTTTATTCCAAATTATTAGAGAATTCCCAAAGACAGCAACAAATTCAACAGGTCTCATATCCTCTTCTACACCCCCAAATTGCCATACTAGAAGGGCATGCAGCCATAGAAATGACAATAACATCTAATTGTTCATTAATAACCAAAATTTCTTAAGATTATACCATCCAAACAATTCAGAACAAATTGTACTTTACTACCAGCTTTCTTAGGAAGGcaagcaaaatataaaatataaaatattcaaacaacaGAAACGTATTTGCATGAAAAATTTCCACAACCATTGTTCCTTCAACAGTTGGTGCATCAATATAAGTCAATACAATTACATAAAATGGTGAAAGGTAAaggaatcaaaataaaaaagcaatgcATACCAATTTATACTAGTCCATACTTACACTTGAGAAAGCACCATGAGAGTAATGAAGACCTTCAAGCCTTATTGGGAATTTAACATCACAGGAACCTACTATATTCTGGATCTTGAAATCctacacaaaaaacaaatatagtTATTGCTTAGACAAGACCTGATCAATACCAtgcagtaaaaaaaaatataagaccacaaagaaaatattcacttaaagaaaataaacaacaaaaattaggGTGAGAAACAAACACATTAACTGAAGCAGCAAATATTTGAATGTTTCATAAATTATGAGAGAAGAGTCAAGAATAACAATACCTTGAATTTAGCAGGAAAACCAAGTTTCTGGATGACTCGAGCATACTGTATGACAAATAAGTAAGGTTGTAATATGTCAACCCACACCACCTCATAAGCTTTTCAATATGCGCATAAATTTTTAGATGGCATTTGGAAAAAAGTATGTTTGTACTTTAATTGGAAGCTAAACAATGAAATTCAAAAACAGAACTGCTAACCAGGCTGCTGGATCTCTAAAGCAGAtcctaaaaatacaaaataacatGCAAGATGCATGGATTTGTGAAGAAAGCCAAATACCTTACGTGCTGCCAGTTTAGATTGTTCTTCACTCTTAGCTCCAGTACAAACCTAAGAGCAAAATAGCAATAACTAGTAAGCGAGGATAACAGCTACAGATACTAATCAGCTTAACCTTTGTAATTTGTAAGAGATAAAAGCATCACAAGAACCCAACTGAATGCTGGAAGCATAGAACGCCCCAACAAACACTGACTTCCCTACccaggaaagaaaaatgaaaaaacaaatgtttttcataattttgaatCGACCTTTCATTCCTCATTATgaagtataaaagaaaaaaactacatGAATGAGTTCTTCTCATAAAGACTACTGAGAAAGAGAGGGTATGACTGGGTGCGTATCattaaaccataaaaaaaaaaccatatatatatatatatatattaaacacgTATGAAAAATTCAGTATATTCAGAACTTACCATCTTACCAGATGCAAATATCAATGCTGTGGTTTTCGGTTCTCTTATTCTCATAATGACAGCTGCAAAACGCTGCAAGAGGATCATGATTTAAGTTATGGACGGaagaaatttatatgaaacaGGAAATGTATTTTCTTCTAGGAATAGGTTGACTATTAGCTTGGTAACAGTGAAAGTAGCAATGTCAAAAATGGGAACCATATGAAATTCTAAATTAGGCTTCAGCATATGGAGCTGTTTTGACACATTAATGGAATCATACAGTTTAATATAGTATATTGGTAAAAGTGAGAGGCATCTACTTGATCACAAACACATACAGTAACGTGCCTTGGGATTGTATTCAGCATTTCTTGCTTGCAGTGCAATGGCCTTAAGATCCAACTTGCAATCCAAATTAACAGTGGAGACAATATTCCTgtaaataaaatagttaattttGTAATTGTGATAAC
Proteins encoded in this window:
- the LOC107419371 gene encoding TATA-box-binding protein, producing the protein MTEQGLEGSQPVDPNKHPSGIVPTLQNIVSTVNLDCKLDLKAIALQARNAEYNPKRFAAVIMRIREPKTTALIFASGKMVCTGAKSEEQSKLAARKYARVIQKLGFPAKFKDFKIQNIVGSCDVKFPIRLEGLHYSHGAFSSYEPELFPGLIYRMKQPKIVLLIFMSGKIVLTGAKVRDETYTAFENMYPVLREFKKNRQ